The following are encoded in a window of Onthophagus taurus isolate NC chromosome 3, IU_Otau_3.0, whole genome shotgun sequence genomic DNA:
- the LOC111421687 gene encoding pancreatic triacylglycerol lipase-like — translation MLVLCLTVISINFYILNVDSYNFSKETCQDDLNKLLTELLNPLNFIQGVDVYSDDLEYILFTNNNPNEEIVINETTRHLIDPTIETKIFISGWLEGYNIKWILEMRDIYLKKSRYNIIVFNWDQYSYMHYIFSTELCRELGKNLGDFISDLVITLELDLNKIHIIGHSLGAQIAGFTGQRVMKRLYRRIGRISALDAAGPIFNFNTESYRLDRNDANFVDAIHTNNFFFGYYGPCGTVDVFVNNGIFQEGCPTIYDIMRSMRCEDIHRFLFCSHSKSIEVWKRSINENLIGRHLVTGYPIVIGENVNLRSDGFYYLRINF, via the exons atgttggttTTGTGTTTAACAGTGATTTCAATCAATTTCTACATTTTAAACG ttgattcatataatttttctaaagaaacgtgtcaagatgatttaaataaacttttaacgGAGTTATTAAAccctttaaattttatacaagGTGTTGACGTTTACTCAGACGATTtagaatacattttatttacaaacaaCAACCCAAAcgaagaaattgttataaacGAAACAACAAGGCATTTAATTGATCCTACGATTGaaacgaaaatttttatatccgGCTGGCTGGAGggatataatattaaatggaTCCTCGAAATGCGAGacatttacttaaaaaagtcTCGTTACAACATTATAGTGTTCAATTGGGACCAATACTCGTACATGCACTATATTTTCAGTACGGAACTCTGTCGGGAATTGGGTAAGAACTTGGGGGATTTTATTTCCGATTTAGTAATAACCCTTGAGCTCGATTTGAACAAAATTCACATTATCGGGCACTCGCTTGGCGCTCAAATCGCCGGATTTACCGGCCAAAGAGTTATGAAGAGGTTGTATCGTCGAATCGGAAGGATATCCGCTTTAGACGCGGCGGGAcccatatttaactttaacacCGAATCTTATAGATTGGATAGAAACGATGCCAATTTCGTTGATGCTATACacacaaacaattttttttttggttattacGGACCGTGTGGTACTGTTGATGTTTTCGTAAACAACGGTATTTTTCAAGAGGGGTGCCCAACTATATACGATATAATGCGATCGATGCGATGCGAAGATATCCATCGATTTT tgTTTTGTAGTCATTCAAAAAGTATTGAAGTTTGGAAAAGGagtattaatgaaaatttgataggAAGACATTTAGTAACAGGTTATCCCATTGTAATAGGggaaaatgttaatttacGTTCGGacggtttttattatttacgaattaatttttaa